From the genome of Eucalyptus grandis isolate ANBG69807.140 chromosome 2, ASM1654582v1, whole genome shotgun sequence, one region includes:
- the LOC120290763 gene encoding putative disease resistance protein RGA4, with the protein MIKVVKTFFSSSNQLAFELKMSRKIREVRERLKAIEAEKNFLLDKGPMNSQAQRGRRKREETHSFIREEDIIGRGNDKKNVMKFLLDMDVKEDVSILPIVGIGGLGKTALAKFVYNDEMISKHFDLKMWVCVSNDFDMIKIVKDIIVCVEKKEPNYNVMDRLQIELRKIIDGKRYLLVLDDLWDAKSETWHNLKSLLMGGARGSKILITTRLSLVAKITSLAPPHLLEGLSESNSLDLLMRMAVPKEGGTQDLDMLAIGEEIVRKCFGVPLVIRTMGGLLFHKETKDEWLHFKDYELPEVSQRKDQIISILRLSYDNLPSHLKQCFAICSLFPKDYEIKKHTLVSLWMAEGFIQPSNSSKHLEDIAHEYFMDLLWSNFFQDFKKNPYTNEATCKMHDLMHDLACSVAGNKCWAARDDTNQINERTRHISYGSTFNLMGKLPISRLKPSVLRTFLSTTRGWKEIKENQVKWI; encoded by the coding sequence ATGATCAAGGTggtaaaaacatttttctcaagttCAAACCAGCTTGCCTTTGAACTGAAGATGAgtagaaaaataagagaagtgAGGGAGAGATTGAAAGCTATTGAGGCTGAAAAGAACTTCCTCTTGGACAAGGGACCTATGAATTCACAAGCACAGAGAGggcggaggaagagagaggagacaCATTCGTTTATACGTGAGGAAGACATTATTGGAAGAGGTAATGATAAAAAGAATGTCATGAAATTCTTACTGGATATGGATGTGAAAGAGGACGTTTCTATCCTTCCAATAGTTGGTATTGGTGGGCTTGGAAAAACAGCTCTTGCTAAATTTGTGTATAATGATGAGATGATCAGTAAACATTTTGACTTGAAAATGTGGGTTTGTGTCTCTAATGACTTTGACATGATAAAAATAGTGAAAGATATCATAGTTTGTGTGGAGAAGAAAGAACCAAACTACAATGTGATGGATAGGTTGCAAATTGAATTGAGGAAAATAATTGATGGAAAGAGATATCTCTTAGTTTTGGATGATTTGTGGGATGCAAAATCAGAAACATGGCACAACTTGAAATCATTATTGATGGGAGGTGCTAGAGGAAGCAAGATCCTTATAACTACACGCCTTTCTTTGGTTGCAAAGATCACCTCCCTTGCTCCACCTCATCTTCTTGAGGGCTTATCTGAAAGTAATTCTCTTGATTTGTTAATGCGAATGGCTGTTCCAAAAGAAGGGGGTACACAAGATCTCGACATGCTAGCTATTGGTGAAGAGATAGTTAGAAAGTGCTTTGGGGTTCCATTGGTCATTCGAACAATGGGGGGTTTACTATTCCATAAGGAAACTAAAGATGAATGGTTACATTTTAAAGATTATGAGCTCCCAGAAGTGTCTCAAAGGAAAGACCAAATAATATCTATTCTCAGGCTAAGTTATGACAATCTTCCTTCGCATTTGAAACAATGTTTCGCCATTTGTTCATTGTTTCCCAAAGATTATGAGATAAAGAAGCATACTTTAGTTAGTCTTTGGATGGCAGAAGGATTTATCCAGCCATCAAATTCAAGTAAGCATTTAGAGGACATTGCTCATGAATATTTTATGGATCTACTTTGGAGTAATTTCTtccaagattttaaaaaaaacccATACACGAATGAGGCAACTTgcaagatgcatgatttgatgcaTGATCTAGCATGCTCGGTTGCAGGGAACAAGTGTTGGGCGGCAAGGGATGAcacaaatcaaataaatgaaagaacTCGTCATATATCCTATGgttcaactttcaatttgatgGGTAAACTTCCAATCTCACGTTTGAAACCAAGTGTATTGAGAACATTTTTGTCTACTACTAGAGGTTggaaagaaatcaaagagaaCCAAGTGAAGTGGATCTAA